A section of the Triticum dicoccoides isolate Atlit2015 ecotype Zavitan chromosome 7A, WEW_v2.0, whole genome shotgun sequence genome encodes:
- the LOC119330411 gene encoding mitochondrial outer membrane import complex protein METAXIN-like produces MASATTAAAEWEAAARKTLVARKPGFGLPTACPTCLPVLLYLRMSQVPFDIHVDSRFPDADHIPYIEFGECVAFNNENGGVIEYLREEKIVDLTSKHPSVSYSDVLSTKAMISTWLADALQYELWLANDGAHGSIARDIYFSDLPWPIGKVLHWKKIRDVKRLMDITKLNAAEKEEEIYRKATAAYDALSTKLGDQSFLFDDSPTDADALLLGHVLFVLNALPATSMLRSYLQNYDNLVKYAEDIKVQLVEVGSSSAGSASSDMPSSSTPRKTSSSGQSYKPKPKAKKERTEEEKKARRRTKYFLAAQLISVLAFLSIMGGVDGSELDDDYDMEYED; encoded by the exons ATGGcatcggcgacgacggcggcggcggagtgggagGCCGCGGCGCGGAAGACGCTGGTGGCGCGGAAGCCCGGCTTCGGGCTCCCCACCGCCTGCCCGACCTGCCTCCCCGTCCTCCTCTACCTCCGCATGTCCCAGGTCCCCTTCGACATCCACGTCGACTCCCGCTTCCCCGACGCCG ATCACATACCATATATTGAATTTGGCGAGTGTGTCGCATTCAACAATGAGAATGGAGGAGTAATTGAGTATCTCAGGGAGGAGAAAATTGTTGACTTGACCTCAAAACACCCAAGCGTTTCTTACTCTGATGTACTATCCACAAAGGCCATGATTTCGACCTGGCTTGCTGATGCTCTGCAATACGAACTTTGGTTGGCAAATGATGGGGCTCATGGGAGCATTGCACGAGACATCTACTTTTCTGATCTCCCCTGGCCTATTGGAAAGGTACTCCACTGGAAGAAAATTAGAGATGTGAAGCGACTAATGGATATAACAAAGCTTAATGCTGCAGAAAAAGAAGAGGAG ATATACCGGAAGGCTACTGCTGCTTATGATGCTTTATCTACGAAATTAGGGGATCAATCCTTTCTTTTCGACGATAG CCCTACAGATGCTGATGCTCTTTTGCTTGGACATGTTCTTTTTGTCCTTAATGCATTACCT GCTACATCTATGCTGCGAAGCTATTTGCAGAACTATGACAACTTGGTAAAGTATGCCGAGGATATCAAGGTCCAATTGGTGGAAGTTGGCTCATCATCAGCAGGATCAGCTTCATCTGATATGCCATCATCATCCACGCCCAGGAAAACATCATCTTCTGGACAAA GTTACAAGCCGAAACCCAAAGCTAAGAAGGAGCGGacagaggaggagaagaaagctaGGCGAAGAACAAAGTACTTCCTCGCGGCGCAACTCATCTCGGTTCTCGCCTTCCTGTCCATCATGGGTGGGGTCGATGGTTCCGAGCTAGACGATGACTACGATATGGAATACGAAGATTAA
- the LOC119331061 gene encoding uncharacterized protein LOC119331061, with amino-acid sequence MDATSLEEEQVAAAAAAADNLDEEVEQMEEGEEEATPVVLKKGPWTTAEDALLVNHVRQHGEGNWNAVQRITGLLRCGKSCRLRWTNHLRPNLKKGAFSPDEELLVAQLHAQLGNKWARMATHLPGRTDNEIKNYWNTRAKRRQRAGLPMYPPEVQLQLAITKRCRYADFSPPQQSAGSNVLDATDAGYTSARPPPLDLAGQLAMANRPVQFLAQTPFSAPSSPWVKPSFARNARYFQFPHSSPVSPTTPELSLGHRLPGGNRTRFTPLSPSPGAKAELPSCQLRPASLAAVAATDNHGGGLGEDQQNLEAMLQELHDAIKIEPPRHVSGHAEQDGASGGNKSEGGLLKDDDDIGTLFDMIIPKAFSMTEPTAQADAPNHSGGSISQHGGEDHNVNLTVDHLPIISSEQDWVLDGACQWNNMFGIC; translated from the exons ATGGACGCGACATCACTGGAGGAggagcaggtggcggcggcggcggcggcggcagacaaTCTTGATGAGGAGGTGGAGCAGAtggaagagggggaggaggaggccacgcCGGTGGTGCTGAAGAAGGGGCCGTGGACGACGGCGGAAGACGCCCTGCTGGTGAACCACGTGCGGCAGCACGGCGAGGGCAACTGGAACGCCGTGCAGCGCATCACCGGGCTCCTGCGCTGCGGCAAGAGCTGCCGGCTGCGCTGGACCAACCACCTCCGCCCCAACCTCAAGAAGGGTGCCTTCTCGCCGGACGAGGAGCTCCTCGTCGCGCAGCTCCACGCCCAGCTCGGCAACAAGTGGGCCCGCATGGCCACCCAT CTTCCGGGAAGGACCGACAACGAGATCAAGAACTACTGGAACACGAGGGCCAAGCGGAGGCAGCGCGCCGGTCTGCCCATGTACCCGCCGGAGGTGCAGCTCCAGCTCGCGATCACCAAGCGCTGCCGGTACGCCGACTTCTCGCCCCCGCAGCAATCAGCGGGAAGCAATGTCCTGGACGCCACCGATGCGGGGTACACCAgcgcccgcccgccgccgctcgaCCTTGCCGGGCAGCTCGCCATGGCCAACCGGCCGGTGCAGTTCCTCGCCCAGACGCCCTTCTCCGCGCCGTCTTCCCCGTGGGTGAAGCCGTCGTTCGCACGCAACGCGCGCTACTTCCAGTTTCCGCATTCATCGCCCGTGTCGCCGACGACGCCGGAGCTCTCGTTGGGCCACCGCCTGCCCGGCGGCAACCGGACCCGGTTCACTCCTCTCTCTCCGTCTCCGGGGGCCAAGGCGGAGCTCCCTTCATGCCAATTGCGCCCGGCGTCACTGGCCGCAGTCGCAGCCACGGACAACCACGGCGGCGGCCTGGGCGAGGATCAGCAGAACCTCGAGGCGATGCTGCAGGAGCTGCACGATGCCATCAAGATCGAGCCGCCGAGGCACGTGAGCGGCCACGCCGAGCAGGACGGCGCCAGTG GTGGCAACAAATCGGAGGGTGGATTACTCAAAGATGACGATGACATCGGCACACTCTTCGACATGATTATACCCAAGGCCTTCTCTATGACGGAGCCCACAGCACAGGCCGATGCGCCCAACCACTCCGGCGGCTCGATCTCGCAGCATGGTGGTGAAGACCACAACGTCAACCTCACTGTGGATCATCTCCCGATCATCTCATCGGAGCAAGACTGGGTCCTCGACGGGGCCTGCCAGTGGAACAACATGTTCGGCATCTGCTAA